In Deltaproteobacteria bacterium, the sequence GGACCAAGAAATTTGAAGTAATTACTAACCCCTGTTGCAATAAATTTAACATTCAAGTTCTGATGCGCCACATCATTCCGTATCTGCTCTAATGAACGAAAAGCAAGAAAATTTACAATGGAATATACTATGGGTATTAAACCGGTCATTGCCATTCCGGCCGCTATGCCAACGATCCCTTGCTCCATAATGCCGACATTGAAAATCCTGTCAGGGAATTCCATCTTAAATTTATCAATGGCTCCAAATCCCATATCGCAAACAAGCAGCATAATCCTCTCGTCCTTTTTTGCATAGGGGATAATCTTGTTGACAATATCTTTTCTGTAATTTGCTGCGCTATTCAAAACGACACCCCATGTTTAATTCGTCTTCTGTCGGCAAACGGAAGTGAAATTTAGGAATATTTTCCATGCACAACAAACCGTACCCTTTAACGGTGTTTGCTATCAATACCTGCGGTTTGTCAAGCGCACTGCTCTTTATCCACCCTTCTATGATAGAAACCATTTTTTCAGGATTATGTCCATTGCACGTCTTTACTTCAAACCCAAAGGCCTTCATTTTTTGCTGCAAATCAAACCTTTTCCCTTCCACGGTCAAT encodes:
- a CDS encoding transketolase; protein product: MNSAANYRKDIVNKIIPYAKKDERIMLLVCDMGFGAIDKFKMEFPDRIFNVGIMEQGIVGIAAGMAMTGLIPIVYSIVNFLAFRSLEQIRNDVAHQNLNVKFIATGVSNYFKFLGPSHCCDEDDKKIMQLIDMKIYDPYETEKVDFDKLVKEWVTDTKAGYFRV